The following nucleotide sequence is from Kineococcus endophyticus.
CCGTGGCGGGCAGTCCGACCTGACGGCCGGGCTGGCGCTGGCGTGCCTCGTCCTCGGCAGCACCGTCTCCTACGTCAAGGCGCGAGCCGAGGGGCTCGGCTTCACCGCCAACGTCGGCCTCGCCGAACGGGGCGAACGCATCGTCGCGGTCCTCGTCGGGGCGGGGTTCGTGGGTCTGGGCGTCCCCCTCGTCTTCCTCCAGGTCGTGCTGGCGCTGCTCGCGCTCGCCAGCGCCGTCACGGTCGTGCAGCGCATGGCGGTGGTGCGGCGCCAGGCCCTCGCGGTGCCGCCGGCCGACGCGTGAGCCTGCGCGAACCGCTGGTCGTCGGCGCCTTCCGGGCGGCCTGGCGCTTCGCCCGCGTGGTGCCCGAGGACGTCGCCGTCACCGCCAGCCGGCGCGTGGCCGACCGGCTGGCCCGCCGCGGTGGACCGCGGGTGGAGCAGCTGCGGCGCAACGTCGCCCACGCCCGTCCGGACGCCGGGCCCGCGGAGCTGGACGTCCTCGTGCGCGACGGCCTGCGCAGCTACGCCCGGTACTGGCTCGACGCGTTCCGGCTGCCGGGGTGGACCCGGGAACGGACCGTCGGCACCGTCCGGATGGACCACGGTGAGCAGCTGCGCGCGGCGCTGGCGGACGGCCGCGGCGCGATCGGGTTCCTCGGCCACCTGGGCAACTGGGACCACGCGGCGGCCTGGTCGGCCACCGAGCTCGCCCCCGTCGTCACCGTCGCCGAGCGCCTGCGGCCCGAGGAGGTCTACGAGGAGTTCCTCGCCTTCCGCCGCTCCCTCGGCGTCGAGGTGCTCCCGCTGGGCGACCCCGCCACCTTCGGCACCCTCCTGCGGCGGCTGCGCGCCGGCGCCTTCGTCCCGTTGCTGGCCGACCGCGACCTCTCCGCGGCCGGCGTCGAGGTCGACTTCCTCGGGGAACGGGTGCGGATGGCACAGGGCCCGGCCGCCCTGGCCCTGGCGACGGGCGCCCCGCTGTTCCCCTTCGGCCTGTTCCACGAGGTCGCCGGCGGCCGGCGGGTCCTCGTCATCGACGTCGGCCCGCAGGTGCCGGTGCCGGACCGGCGCCCCGACGAGACGTCCCGCGAGCACCGCCGGCGCGCCGTGGCCCAGATGACTCAGGCGTGCGCCGACGCCCTCGCCGCGGTCGTCGTCGCGCACCCCGACGAGTGGCACGTCCTGCAGCCCGTCTTCGGGCAGGGCTGAGGCGTGCGGATCGGCATCGTCTGCCCGTACTCCTTCGACGTGCCCGGTGGCGTGCAGTTCCACGTGCGCGACCTCGCCGAGCACCTCCTGGGCCTCGGCCACCACGTCCGCGTCCTGGCCCCCGCCGACGACGAGTCCACGCTGCCGCCGTTCGCCGACCCCGGCGGCAACGTCGTCGCCGTGCCGTACAACGGGTCCGTCGCGCGGCTGTCCTTCGGGCCCGTCACCGCGGGCCGCGTCCGGCGCTGGCTGGTGGAGGGGTCCTTCGACGTCCTGCACGTGCACGAACCCCTGTCGCCCAGCACGTCGCTGCTCGCGCTGTGGGCCGCCACCCGGGCCACGACGGGCCCGCTCGTCGCGACCTTCCACACGGCCAACCTGCGCTCACGGGCCATGCAGGCCGCCTTCCCGCTGCTGCGCCCGAGCCTGGAGAAGATCTCCGCGCGCATCGCCGTCAGCGAGGACGCGCGGCGGACGGTCGTCGAGCACGTCGGCGGCGACGCCGTCGTCGTGCCCAACGGCGTCGTGACCCGCGCCTTCGCGCAGGCACCCCGCCGGCCGGAGTGGACGGGGACAGCGCAGCGGCCCGTCGTGGCCTTCGTCGGCCGGCTCGACGAGCCCCGCAAGGGGCTGCCGCTGCTGTGCGAGGCGGTCCCGCTGGTGCGCGCCGTCGTCCCCGGCGCGCGGTTCCTCGTCGCCGGTCGCGGGGACGTCGCCGCCGCCCGCGAGCTGCTGGCGCCCGCCGACCGGGACGCCGTGGAGTTCCTCGGCGCCGTCGACGACCGGGCCAAGGAGTCGCTGCTGGCCAGCGCCGACGTCTACCTCGCCCCGCACACCGGTGGGGAGAGCTTCGGCATCGTGCTCGTCGAGGCGATGGCCGCCGGCGTGGCCGTCGTGGCGGCCGACCTCGGCGCCTTCCGCCGGGTGCTCGGCGACGGGGCCCACGGCGCGCTCTTCACCGCCGGTGACGCCGCGGCCGCTGCGCGGGAGGTGCTGGCCCTCCTCGCCGATCCCGCCCGCCGCGCCGCCCTCGCCGCCGCCGGGCAGGCGGCGTCCGCGCGCTACGACTGGTCCGTCGTCGCGCAGGAGGTCCTGCGCGTCTACGAGACGGTCGTCGGGCACCGGGGGACGAGCCGGTGACCGCCCTGACGTGGGTGCTCGCCGCCCTGCTCGTCCTCGCGGCGCTCGCGGGCTGGCTGTCGGCCACGGCGCAACGCGTCGACCGGCTGCACCGCCGGGTGGAGACGAGCCGCGCCGCCCTCGACGCGGAGCTGACGCGCCGGGCCAGCGCGGCCCTGGAGTTCGCGCTGGAGAGCTCCGACCGCCTCGACCCCGCCTCGGCGCTGCTGCTGGCCGACGCCGCGACGACGAGCCTGGACGCGCCCCGCACCCCGGCCGCCCTGCGCGAGGCCAACGACGCCGACGACGCGCACCGCTGGCGCGTGGAGTCCGACCTCACCCGCGCGCTGGCCGTGGCCCTGCCGCCGGAGGACGGCGAGGGGCTGGGACGGGTCGTGGACGCGGCCCGCCGCGTCCAGCTGGCGCGGCGCTTCCACAACGACGCCGTCGTGCAGACGCGGCGGTTGCGGGGCAAGCGCATCGTGCGCTGGGCCCACCTCGCGGGACGGGCCAGGGTCCCGGAAACGGCGGACTTCCTCGACGGGGACGGCGACGGACCCGGGTCGTAGGATTGCGCCCGCCTGAACTCCGTCCGACCGATCGCGAGGCACGCGCACGTGAGCAGTGAAGTCAGCACCGGGGCAACCAGCGGACCGGCCGTGGGGACCAGTCGCGTCAAGCGCGGCATGGCCGAGATGCTCAAGGGCGGCGTCATCATGGACGTCGTCACCGCCGACCAGGCGCGGATCGCCGCCGACGCGGGCGCGGTCGCCGTCATGGCCCTCGAGCGGGTCCCCGCCGACATCCGCGCCGAGGGCGGCGTCTCCCGGATGTCCGACCCCGACATGATCGACTCGATCATCTCCGCGGTCTCCATCCCCGTCATGGCCAAGGCCCGCATCGGGCACTTCGTCGAGGCGCAGGTGCTGCAGTCCCTCGGGGTCGACTACATCGACGAGTCCGAGGTCCTCACCCCGGCCGACTACGCCCACCACATCGACAAGCACTCCTTCACCGTCCCCTTCGTCTGCGGGGCGACCAACCTCGGGGAGGCGCTGCGGCGCATCACCGAGGGTGCGGCGATGATCCGCTCCAAGGGCGAGGCCGGCACGGGCGACGTCTCCAACGCCGTGACCCACATGCGGACCATCCGCGCCGAGGTGAACCGGCTGCGGTCGATGTCCCCCGACGAGGTCTACGTCGCCGCCAAGGAGATGGCCGCTCCCTACGACCTCGTCAAGGAGGTCGCCGAGACGGGCAAGCTGCCGGTCGTGCTGTTCACCGCCGGGGGCATCGCCACCCCCGCGGACGCGGCGATGATGATGCAGCTCGGCGCCGACGGCGTCTTCGTCGGCTCCGGCATCTTCAAGTCCGGCAACCCGGCCCAGCGCGCCGAGGCCATCGTCAAGGCGACGACCTTCTTCGACGACCCCGACGTCGTCGCGAAGGTCTCCCGCGGTCTGGGCGAGGCCATGGTCGGCCTGAACGTCGAGGCCATCCCCGAGCCGCACCGCCTGGCCCAGCGCGGCTGGTGACGACCCCGGAGCCGGACCTGCTCGGCCCGGAGTGGGGACACGGCCCCGACGGGGTCCGCACCCGCAGCGCGTCCCGCGTCGTCGTCCTCGACGACGCGGGACGCGTCCTGCTGCTGCGCGGCTCCGACCCCACCCGGCCCGGCACCGACTGGTGGTTCACCGTCGGCGGCGGCCGTGAGCCGGGGGAGGACCCCCGCACCGCGGCCGCGCGGGAGCTGCGCGAGGAGACCGGGCTCGACGTCGACCCCGCCGAGCTCGACGGACCGGTCTGGTCGCGCACGGCGCACTTCCCGTTCCTCGGCGCGCAGTGCCGTCAGACCGAGGAGTTCTTCGTCCACCGCGTCGCCGAGGGCTTCGAGGTCGACCGGACCGGCTGGACCGACCTCGAGCGTGCGTCCGTCAGCGAGTCGCGGTGGTGGGTCCCGGCCGAGCTCGCCGGGTCCGGCGCGGTGTTCTACCCCGTCGACCTGCCCCGGCTCGTGGGCGAGCTGCCGGCGCTCTGGACGGGACCACCGCTCCCCATCACCTGACCGCTCTGCTCACCCCTGCCGGGACAGGACCAGCCCGGCGGCGCCGTCGAGGCTGCGGGCGTCGAGCACCTGGACCCGGCGCTCGGACACCAGGTCCTGGTCGGTGCGCCAGTCCTGCGCGGTGCTCAGCACCGCGATCCGCCCGCCGCCGATCTGCACCACCTGTTCCACCGACCCCCACGACGTCGCCGAGGTCCTGGCGAGGAGGTGCTCGCCCAGCGCCTGGACCGTCCCGTCCCCGGCGACCGCGACGCTGCGCAACGACGGTCCGTCGGGGGTGTCGACGGGCAGGACGGCGACGCCGGCGGTCGGGTCGAACACGAAGGCCCGCGCGTCCCACTCGACCGCCGAGCTCGACCCCGGCACGACGAGGTTCCCCGTCCGCTGCGGCCGCGCGGGGTCCCGGACGTCGACCGCCGAGACCTGCAGGCCGCGGACGGCGCCGGAGGTCGGGTCGGCGTCCTGCCCCACGCCGAGCAGGCGGCCGTCGCCGACCGGGTGCAGGTAGGCGGAGTACCCGTCCACCTTCAACTCCCCGGACAGGCGTGGCGACGCCGGGTCCGCCAGGTCCAGGACGTACAGCGGATCGGTCTGGCGGAACGTCACGACGTAGGCCCGGTCGCCGTCGTAGCGGACGCCCCGGACCTGTTCCCCCACCCCCAGCCCGTCGACGCGGCCGACCACGTCCAGCCGGCCGTCGTCCTCACCGAGCACGAGCACGGAGCTGCTCGAGTCCGGCACCCCGCCGTCGGCCGCCCACGCCGGTCCCGTCGTGGTCGCCACCCGCAGGAACCCGTCGCGCGCGGAGAACGCCCACCGGCCCAGGACCCGGCCCGCGACCTCGCCCGAGGCGGTGTGCCTCGTGCGGGGACCGTCGTAGGCGAAGCCGTGGACCTGGGTCGTGGCCGCGGCGGGGGTCGCGGGTGCGGTGCTGTCGATGAGCGTCGGCCTCCCGAACCCGCCCGCCGTCGTGGCCAGGTACAGGCGGTCCGTGCTGGCGTAGACGACGTCGGTGGACGCGGTGACGCCGACGGCGTCGGTCTGCACGTCCGCGTCGGAGGTGACGTCCGCCGGCGCGACGGAGACGACCGCCACGACGCCGGAGCCGGACTGGACGTCGGGGTGCGTCACGGCCGAGCACGCCACGGCCGGGCGCAGACCGGCGACGGAACCGTCCGCGGCCCGCTCGACGACCTGCGGCAGGAACTGCGTGTCGAGGGCCCGCGCGAGGACAGCCCGGTTGGCCAGCAGGCCCGCCTGCTCCGAGGGCGCGTCCTGCACCCACGGCAGCACCGGGTCGGTCCCGAGGACGAGCCGGACGACACCGCCGGAGAGCCGGGCGTCGACGTACCGGCCCGCGTACTCGCGGTGCCCGACGACCCGCGGGGACCGGGGGGCGGACAGGTCCACGACGGTGGCCACGACGCTGGAGCCGACGGACGAGGCGTCGACGGCGGTCTGCGGCCACCGCTGCGTGAGCACCACCGCCCGGTCACCCGCGAGCAGGAGCTGCGGCTGCTGGCCGGAGGCGTCCTGCGCGCCCGGGAGCGACACCGCCCCCAGCCGGCGCGGCGTGCGACCGGTGACGTCGAGGACGACGAGGTCGGCGCCGGCCGTGGTGACGAGCCGGCCGTCCTGGGCCAAGGCGGTGGCCGGCTCCCCGACCCCCGCCTCCTGGACGTTCAGACCCCCGTCACCGGCGCCGACCGCACCGGCGGACGCGGCGCTGTCCTGCGTGGCCACGGTCCCCGAGGCCCCCGAGGCCGGGACGCCACCACCGCCGTACCCCCAGCTCGTGA
It contains:
- a CDS encoding phosphatidylinositol mannoside acyltransferase — protein: MSLREPLVVGAFRAAWRFARVVPEDVAVTASRRVADRLARRGGPRVEQLRRNVAHARPDAGPAELDVLVRDGLRSYARYWLDAFRLPGWTRERTVGTVRMDHGEQLRAALADGRGAIGFLGHLGNWDHAAAWSATELAPVVTVAERLRPEEVYEEFLAFRRSLGVEVLPLGDPATFGTLLRRLRAGAFVPLLADRDLSAAGVEVDFLGERVRMAQGPAALALATGAPLFPFGLFHEVAGGRRVLVIDVGPQVPVPDRRPDETSREHRRRAVAQMTQACADALAAVVVAHPDEWHVLQPVFGQG
- a CDS encoding glycosyltransferase family 4 protein encodes the protein MRIGIVCPYSFDVPGGVQFHVRDLAEHLLGLGHHVRVLAPADDESTLPPFADPGGNVVAVPYNGSVARLSFGPVTAGRVRRWLVEGSFDVLHVHEPLSPSTSLLALWAATRATTGPLVATFHTANLRSRAMQAAFPLLRPSLEKISARIAVSEDARRTVVEHVGGDAVVVPNGVVTRAFAQAPRRPEWTGTAQRPVVAFVGRLDEPRKGLPLLCEAVPLVRAVVPGARFLVAGRGDVAAARELLAPADRDAVEFLGAVDDRAKESLLASADVYLAPHTGGESFGIVLVEAMAAGVAVVAADLGAFRRVLGDGAHGALFTAGDAAAAAREVLALLADPARRAALAAAGQAASARYDWSVVAQEVLRVYETVVGHRGTSR
- the pdxS gene encoding pyridoxal 5'-phosphate synthase lyase subunit PdxS; protein product: MSSEVSTGATSGPAVGTSRVKRGMAEMLKGGVIMDVVTADQARIAADAGAVAVMALERVPADIRAEGGVSRMSDPDMIDSIISAVSIPVMAKARIGHFVEAQVLQSLGVDYIDESEVLTPADYAHHIDKHSFTVPFVCGATNLGEALRRITEGAAMIRSKGEAGTGDVSNAVTHMRTIRAEVNRLRSMSPDEVYVAAKEMAAPYDLVKEVAETGKLPVVLFTAGGIATPADAAMMMQLGADGVFVGSGIFKSGNPAQRAEAIVKATTFFDDPDVVAKVSRGLGEAMVGLNVEAIPEPHRLAQRGW
- a CDS encoding NUDIX hydrolase; this encodes MTTPEPDLLGPEWGHGPDGVRTRSASRVVVLDDAGRVLLLRGSDPTRPGTDWWFTVGGGREPGEDPRTAAARELREETGLDVDPAELDGPVWSRTAHFPFLGAQCRQTEEFFVHRVAEGFEVDRTGWTDLERASVSESRWWVPAELAGSGAVFYPVDLPRLVGELPALWTGPPLPIT
- a CDS encoding beta-propeller domain-containing protein codes for the protein MTSHRPLLRRSAAAAAALALTTGLAVAVAPGAGAAGGLTSFDDCAALGRWAREAIGPQVTSWGYGGGGVPASGASGTVATQDSAASAGAVGAGDGGLNVQEAGVGEPATALAQDGRLVTTAGADLVVLDVTGRTPRRLGAVSLPGAQDASGQQPQLLLAGDRAVVLTQRWPQTAVDASSVGSSVVATVVDLSAPRSPRVVGHREYAGRYVDARLSGGVVRLVLGTDPVLPWVQDAPSEQAGLLANRAVLARALDTQFLPQVVERAADGSVAGLRPAVACSAVTHPDVQSGSGVVAVVSVAPADVTSDADVQTDAVGVTASTDVVYASTDRLYLATTAGGFGRPTLIDSTAPATPAAATTQVHGFAYDGPRTRHTASGEVAGRVLGRWAFSARDGFLRVATTTGPAWAADGGVPDSSSSVLVLGEDDGRLDVVGRVDGLGVGEQVRGVRYDGDRAYVVTFRQTDPLYVLDLADPASPRLSGELKVDGYSAYLHPVGDGRLLGVGQDADPTSGAVRGLQVSAVDVRDPARPQRTGNLVVPGSSSAVEWDARAFVFDPTAGVAVLPVDTPDGPSLRSVAVAGDGTVQALGEHLLARTSATSWGSVEQVVQIGGGRIAVLSTAQDWRTDQDLVSERRVQVLDARSLDGAAGLVLSRQG